One part of the Hyphomicrobiales bacterium genome encodes these proteins:
- the fliN gene encoding flagellar motor switch protein FliN — translation MSDTDDDQLAGKQGVELDQLEGPPSTETDEDYDPNSAKDASDLEAVFDVPVRVSAILGRSGMQVSELLNLGPGTVVELDRRVGEAIDIFVNDRLVARGEVVLVEDKLGVTMTEIIKSDK, via the coding sequence ATGAGTGACACCGACGACGATCAGCTAGCGGGCAAACAAGGCGTCGAGCTCGACCAGTTGGAAGGGCCGCCAAGCACCGAAACCGACGAGGATTACGATCCGAACAGCGCCAAGGATGCCAGCGACCTTGAAGCGGTGTTCGACGTGCCGGTGCGTGTATCGGCCATTCTTGGACGATCAGGCATGCAGGTTTCTGAACTGCTCAATCTCGGACCCGGCACGGTGGTCGAACTCGACAGGCGAGTAGGTGAGGCCATCGACATCTTCGTCAACGACCGTCTGGTCGCGCGTGGCGAGGTGGTTCTCGTCGAAGACAAGCTCGGCGTGACCATGACTGAAATCATCAAAAGCGACAAATAA
- the fliG gene encoding flagellar motor switch protein FliG: protein MSAANALAEAAAAAAGPPTAKPGQQLTLAQQTAGGDQSSVKLGDLSGAEKAAVLLLALGDKHGEPLWRGLDELELREVSQSMAVVGRLSTDVIEGVMIEFIDNVTTNKALTGGYEATERLLASFMETDKVAAIMEEIRGPAGRNMWEKLSNVQENVLASYLKNEYPQTTAVVLSKIRSDHAAKVLSLLPEELSLEVIQRMLKMQSVQKEILDKVEETLRVEFMSNLSTTRRRDSHETMAEIFNNFDRQTEAKFLATLEEDNRESAEKIKALMFTFEDLGKVDASSIQILLRSADMTKLPIALKGANDTLRDFFLGNMSTRQATTIREEMEILGPVRLRDVDEAQMSLVNLAKDLAAKGEMVISKNSGDDEVIY, encoded by the coding sequence ATGTCCGCAGCCAACGCCCTTGCCGAAGCCGCCGCAGCCGCCGCTGGTCCACCGACTGCTAAGCCTGGTCAGCAGCTAACGCTGGCGCAACAAACCGCCGGTGGCGACCAATCCTCGGTCAAACTTGGTGATCTCTCCGGCGCGGAGAAAGCCGCGGTTCTGTTGCTCGCGCTCGGCGATAAACATGGCGAACCCTTATGGCGCGGTTTGGACGAACTGGAGTTGCGTGAAGTCTCGCAGTCCATGGCCGTGGTCGGACGCCTTTCGACGGACGTCATTGAAGGCGTCATGATCGAGTTCATCGACAATGTGACGACCAACAAGGCGCTCACCGGCGGCTATGAAGCCACCGAACGCTTGCTCGCCTCCTTCATGGAGACCGACAAGGTCGCGGCGATCATGGAAGAGATACGCGGCCCGGCCGGACGCAACATGTGGGAGAAACTTTCCAACGTTCAGGAAAACGTTCTGGCCAGCTATTTGAAGAACGAATACCCGCAAACGACCGCCGTGGTTCTGTCGAAAATTCGTTCCGATCACGCCGCCAAAGTGCTGTCGCTACTGCCAGAGGAACTTTCCCTGGAAGTCATCCAGCGCATGCTGAAAATGCAAAGCGTGCAGAAGGAAATTCTCGACAAAGTCGAAGAGACACTGCGCGTTGAGTTTATGTCGAACCTATCGACCACGCGCCGCCGCGATAGCCATGAGACGATGGCCGAGATCTTCAACAATTTCGACCGCCAAACGGAGGCCAAGTTCCTCGCAACGCTGGAAGAAGACAACCGCGAGTCGGCCGAGAAGATCAAAGCACTGATGTTTACCTTCGAGGATCTCGGCAAAGTCGACGCCTCCTCGATCCAGATCCTGCTGCGCAGCGCCGATATGACCAAGCTACCGATCGCGCTCAAAGGCGCCAACGATACGCTGCGCGACTTCTTCCTCGGCAACATGTCGACCCGCCAGGCGACCACCATCCGCGAGGAGATGGAAATTCTCGGGCCGGTGCGCTTGCGTGACGTCGACGAAGCGCAGATGTCGCTCGTCAATCTGGCCAAGGACCTCGCCGCCAAGGGCGAGATGGTGATCTCGAAAAACTCCGGTGATGATGAGGTGATCTATTGA
- the fliF gene encoding flagellar M-ring protein FliF, which produces MVAFFQNLGPARLGAMGIVAALLIGFFAFITMRVTAPVMVPLFTEMTFEDSSEVIRQLDANGVTYELRNDGTTILVPQERVLRLRMDMAEQGLPSGGTVGYEIFDQSSTLGATSFVQNVNQLRALEGELARTIQSINRVSAARVHLVLPERELFQRNQREATASIVLRVRGDLDPGQIRAIQHLAASAVDGLSANRVSIVDEAGQLLASGAGDNEEAMMAASLDERSIAMENRIRTQIEDILSEVVGPGRARVNVAVELNHNRISETSEVFDPDGQVVRSTQVREENGSTNDTTAGEVTVGNELPGADAGATAGGIQEARETLEEVTNFEISSTNRTEILEAGRLERLSVAVLVDGLYTQDENGAPVYAPRTQEQLDQIAMLVRSAVGFDQTRGDVVEVVNLQFAARPDLTLPDEEGLFSFTRDDIYRAAELAIIAVLTLIVLFFVVRPLLARVFEDESAAPEALPAGGPDAEGTVIGPNGEVLQSPMPNVPAIALESTTVKAFENAVALGALQKKSLEQVGDLIKERPDDAVGVLRAWLSEPAKA; this is translated from the coding sequence ATGGTTGCTTTCTTTCAGAACTTGGGTCCTGCCCGTTTGGGCGCGATGGGCATCGTCGCAGCGCTGCTCATCGGATTCTTCGCCTTTATCACGATGCGCGTCACCGCGCCGGTCATGGTGCCATTGTTCACCGAGATGACGTTCGAGGATTCCTCAGAAGTCATTCGCCAGCTCGACGCGAACGGAGTCACCTACGAGTTGCGCAATGATGGCACCACCATTCTTGTGCCGCAGGAGCGCGTTCTTCGTCTGCGTATGGACATGGCCGAGCAGGGTCTGCCATCGGGCGGCACCGTCGGTTACGAGATTTTCGATCAATCAAGCACACTCGGCGCCACCAGCTTCGTTCAGAACGTCAACCAGCTGCGTGCGCTGGAAGGCGAGCTTGCCCGCACGATCCAGTCCATCAATCGGGTTTCGGCCGCACGGGTCCACCTTGTGCTGCCCGAGCGCGAACTCTTCCAACGCAATCAGCGTGAGGCGACTGCGTCGATCGTGCTGCGCGTTCGCGGCGACCTGGACCCGGGGCAAATCCGCGCCATTCAACATCTGGCAGCATCAGCCGTCGATGGGCTGTCGGCCAACCGGGTTTCGATTGTCGATGAGGCCGGGCAACTGCTTGCATCCGGCGCCGGAGACAATGAGGAAGCCATGATGGCCGCCTCGCTGGACGAGCGCTCGATCGCGATGGAAAACCGCATCCGCACCCAGATCGAAGACATCCTGTCCGAAGTCGTCGGTCCAGGTCGCGCCCGGGTCAACGTCGCCGTCGAGCTCAATCACAATCGCATTTCTGAAACCTCCGAAGTCTTTGATCCGGATGGTCAGGTCGTTCGTTCAACGCAGGTTCGCGAAGAAAACGGCTCCACCAACGACACCACCGCGGGCGAAGTTACGGTCGGTAATGAGTTGCCAGGCGCCGACGCCGGCGCGACGGCTGGCGGCATCCAGGAAGCGCGCGAAACGCTTGAAGAGGTCACGAACTTCGAAATTTCCTCCACCAATCGGACCGAAATTCTGGAAGCCGGCCGGCTGGAGCGGCTCTCCGTCGCCGTGCTCGTCGATGGCCTCTACACCCAGGATGAGAACGGCGCGCCTGTTTATGCACCGCGCACGCAAGAGCAGCTCGATCAGATCGCCATGCTGGTCCGCTCGGCCGTCGGATTTGATCAAACACGCGGCGATGTCGTCGAGGTCGTGAACCTTCAATTCGCTGCTCGCCCCGATCTTACCCTGCCTGACGAAGAAGGTTTGTTCTCGTTCACCCGCGACGATATTTACCGCGCAGCAGAACTTGCCATCATCGCCGTCCTGACGCTGATCGTGCTGTTCTTCGTCGTGCGCCCTCTGCTCGCCCGCGTCTTCGAGGATGAAAGCGCCGCACCGGAAGCCCTGCCGGCCGGTGGGCCAGACGCGGAAGGCACGGTGATCGGGCCGAACGGTGAGGTGTTGCAGTCGCCAATGCCGAACGTTCCTGCGATCGCGCTGGAAAGCACGACAGTTAAGGCCTTTGAAAATGCTGTTGCGCTGGGCGCGCTGCAGAAGAAATCATTGGAACAGGTTGGCGACCTGATCAAAGAGCGTCCTGACGATGCTGTCGGCGTCTTGCGCGCCTGGCTGTCCGAACCGGCGAAGGCGTAA
- a CDS encoding DUF1153 domain-containing protein, translated as MTEFKRPRVKYVIGPDGSPLTIADLPPTSTRRWVIRRKAEVVAAVRGGLLSLEEACERYRLTVEEFLSWQMSIDQHGLAGLRTTRIQQYRA; from the coding sequence ATGACCGAGTTCAAGCGTCCGCGCGTTAAATATGTCATTGGGCCCGACGGTAGCCCGCTGACCATTGCGGATTTACCGCCAACATCTACCCGGCGATGGGTTATCCGTCGCAAGGCAGAAGTTGTTGCCGCCGTTCGCGGTGGTTTGCTGTCGTTGGAGGAAGCGTGTGAGCGCTATCGTCTGACGGTGGAAGAATTCCTGTCCTGGCAAATGTCGATTGATCAGCATGGGCTGGCAGGACTTCGCACAACGCGCATCCAACAGTACCGGGCCTAA
- a CDS encoding flagellar hook assembly protein FlgD: protein MSTLDQLAAASQASVQQANAQRDQQMLADDFDTFLQLLTTQLRNQDPLEPMDTNQFTQQLVQFSGVEQQIQTNSYLENLITSTEAQSVNAAVNYLGSTVTVAGVSTTLDSGQASWELVSGVAAPDSTISIYDVNGNEIFTTKHAVDRGESTFTWDGKTNDGTDAPDGVYSIRVVGNTSDGQAVNVYAAVTGKVTGVDFTGSEPVLQIGDVRANLSSVMEIQAPTS, encoded by the coding sequence ATGAGTACACTTGATCAACTTGCAGCCGCCTCGCAGGCTTCGGTGCAGCAAGCCAATGCACAGCGCGACCAGCAGATGCTGGCTGATGATTTCGACACCTTTTTGCAGTTGCTCACCACGCAGCTACGCAATCAGGATCCGTTGGAGCCGATGGACACCAACCAATTCACACAGCAACTGGTTCAGTTCTCCGGTGTCGAGCAGCAAATCCAGACCAACTCCTATCTGGAGAATCTCATCACCTCCACAGAGGCACAATCGGTCAACGCCGCGGTCAACTATTTGGGCTCGACGGTAACGGTAGCAGGTGTGTCCACCACACTCGATAGCGGCCAGGCCTCTTGGGAACTGGTCTCCGGCGTCGCCGCTCCGGATTCCACAATCTCCATCTACGACGTCAACGGCAATGAGATATTTACGACGAAACATGCCGTGGACCGCGGTGAGAGCACCTTCACCTGGGATGGCAAGACCAATGACGGCACCGACGCGCCTGACGGCGTCTACTCCATCCGTGTGGTCGGCAACACCAGTGATGGCCAGGCGGTGAATGTCTATGCGGCCGTCACCGGCAAGGTGACCGGCGTTGATTTCACCGGAAGCGAGCCAGTCCTGCAGATTGGTGATGTGCGTGCCAACCTTAGCTCGGTAATGGAGATTCAGGCCCCGACGTCCTGA
- a CDS encoding flagellar hook-length control protein FliK → MSTLPDLLAPIAPAERPTPRERSVPREDEPRFSDRLENERRETEEPAERAEATSTDDKDVTETPDSPKKSSSSDSTQATSSEGGHNAGINGAQATEQTAASQDPGLVDDPLIAADTEADPFAGLADPALAAETDDVVQEIVVTALTGETVPLVPPQATGQADPGALGRWFAQVSGPVEGTLGQNAPVLNKLAGQAGMAGEQALSGAPTNGAMDGALEGGLKTATPEGLSQSKTMSFADAMASTSMTNGGMDAESLDALVTQAMAKASAALEPGNSNAPVLTTGQTTATGAQAAMTAVPQAATGQAVPVTALAVEITRQAMNGKTQFDIRLDPPELGRLNVRLEMDASGQTRAHLVVERAETLDMLTTDARNLERALQQAGLKTEPGSVSFELAQDAADGFAQDQHSAGAEDQSGESGSGDPASAGPEDSMLPDDMASPEAIRQQLYATGHLDVRI, encoded by the coding sequence GTGTCCACATTGCCAGATCTTCTAGCTCCAATCGCACCCGCCGAGCGCCCCACGCCGCGCGAGCGCAGCGTTCCCCGTGAGGATGAGCCACGCTTTTCCGATCGTCTTGAGAACGAGCGGCGAGAAACAGAAGAACCGGCAGAAAGGGCGGAGGCGACAAGCACGGACGACAAAGACGTCACTGAGACGCCAGACTCTCCAAAAAAGTCGTCGTCCAGTGATTCAACCCAGGCCACCTCCAGTGAGGGAGGCCACAATGCAGGCATCAACGGCGCCCAGGCAACCGAACAAACCGCTGCAAGCCAAGACCCTGGACTGGTCGATGATCCATTGATAGCCGCCGATACCGAAGCAGACCCGTTTGCCGGCTTGGCGGACCCTGCCTTGGCCGCCGAAACCGATGATGTGGTCCAAGAGATCGTCGTCACGGCACTGACCGGCGAAACGGTCCCGCTTGTGCCGCCTCAGGCAACGGGTCAAGCCGACCCTGGCGCTCTTGGTCGCTGGTTCGCGCAAGTATCGGGTCCAGTTGAAGGAACCTTGGGTCAAAATGCGCCCGTCCTGAACAAACTGGCTGGCCAGGCCGGCATGGCCGGCGAGCAGGCGTTGAGCGGCGCCCCAACTAACGGCGCCATGGATGGCGCGCTTGAAGGCGGTCTGAAGACCGCCACGCCAGAAGGGCTTAGCCAGTCCAAAACGATGAGCTTTGCCGATGCGATGGCGAGCACCTCGATGACGAATGGCGGCATGGACGCGGAAAGCCTTGATGCGCTCGTCACCCAAGCCATGGCCAAAGCAAGCGCCGCCCTTGAACCCGGCAACTCCAACGCTCCCGTCCTGACAACAGGTCAAACCACAGCCACCGGCGCCCAGGCGGCGATGACGGCCGTGCCGCAGGCCGCGACCGGTCAGGCCGTGCCGGTGACGGCCCTGGCTGTCGAAATCACGCGCCAAGCAATGAATGGCAAAACCCAGTTCGACATCCGGCTCGACCCACCGGAGCTGGGGCGCCTGAATGTGCGCTTGGAAATGGATGCAAGCGGTCAGACACGCGCCCATCTGGTGGTCGAACGGGCTGAAACGCTGGATATGCTGACCACCGACGCGCGTAACCTTGAACGGGCACTTCAGCAGGCTGGCCTCAAGACCGAGCCCGGTTCGGTGAGCTTTGAATTGGCGCAGGATGCTGCCGACGGATTTGCCCAGGACCAGCACAGCGCCGGCGCCGAGGATCAGTCCGGTGAGTCTGGGTCGGGCGACCCAGCCTCTGCTGGCCCTGAGGATTCCATGCTTCCCGACGACATGGCTTCGCCCGAAGCCATCCGTCAGCAACTCTATGCCACCGGCCATTTGGATGTCCGCATCTAG
- the mnmA gene encoding tRNA 2-thiouridine(34) synthase MnmA encodes MKAKPMDLFLPGNPEPAATRIVVAMSGGVDSSVTAGLVKEAGFDAVGITLQLYDHGEAMHRKGACCAGQDIHDARNVADTLDMPHYVLDYESRFKEQVIDTFADSYLAGETPIPCVSCNQSVKFVDLLKTARELGAAALVTGHYADTRMDQTSGHMAMYRPADLDRDQSYFLFATTQEQLDFVRFPLGHLTKAETRAHAERMGLEIADKPDSQDICFVPNGSYADIIAKLRPEAAEPGEIVDVQGKVLGRHNGIIHYTVGQRRGLGIAAGDPLYVVKIDAPAKQVIVGPREALGVSRVALRDFNWIGEPSADLSSGVPVAARVRSTRPPKPASLIVRDGQAYVDLIEGETGVAPGQACVLYVHDGPGSRVLGGGFIARAINAFEKDAA; translated from the coding sequence ATGAAGGCAAAACCGATGGATCTTTTTCTGCCCGGCAACCCGGAGCCGGCAGCCACACGCATTGTTGTGGCGATGTCCGGGGGCGTTGACTCATCTGTGACCGCAGGCCTCGTCAAAGAAGCGGGCTTCGACGCGGTGGGCATCACCCTTCAGCTTTACGATCATGGCGAGGCGATGCACCGCAAAGGCGCTTGTTGTGCCGGCCAGGATATTCACGACGCGCGCAACGTCGCCGATACGCTCGACATGCCGCATTATGTGCTCGACTATGAAAGCCGCTTCAAAGAACAGGTGATTGATACGTTCGCCGATAGCTACCTCGCCGGTGAGACACCGATACCCTGCGTGTCGTGCAATCAGAGCGTGAAGTTTGTCGATCTACTGAAAACCGCGCGCGAACTTGGCGCTGCGGCCTTGGTGACGGGGCATTATGCCGATACGCGCATGGATCAGACCTCGGGGCACATGGCGATGTATCGCCCTGCGGACCTCGATCGCGACCAGAGCTACTTTCTGTTTGCAACGACGCAGGAGCAGCTTGATTTTGTTCGCTTTCCGCTTGGCCATTTGACCAAAGCCGAAACGCGCGCCCATGCCGAGCGCATGGGGCTTGAGATCGCCGACAAGCCCGACAGCCAAGACATCTGTTTTGTGCCCAACGGATCCTATGCGGACATCATCGCCAAGCTGCGGCCAGAAGCGGCTGAGCCAGGTGAAATCGTTGATGTGCAGGGCAAGGTTTTGGGCCGGCACAACGGAATCATTCACTACACCGTCGGTCAGCGTCGCGGTTTGGGCATCGCTGCCGGCGATCCGCTCTACGTCGTCAAAATCGATGCGCCGGCGAAGCAGGTAATCGTCGGACCGCGCGAGGCCTTGGGCGTCTCCCGTGTCGCCTTGCGCGACTTCAATTGGATTGGCGAGCCCAGCGCTGATCTTTCCAGCGGTGTTCCGGTGGCAGCGCGCGTGCGGTCCACGCGGCCGCCAAAACCGGCCAGCTTGATTGTGCGCGACGGACAGGCCTATGTTGACCTCATCGAAGGTGAAACCGGCGTCGCGCCAGGCCAGGCTTGCGTGCTCTATGTGCATGATGGCCCGGGGTCGCGTGTGCTGGGTGGCGGGTTCATCGCCCGGGCGATCAATGCCTTTGAGAAGGATGCGGCGTAG